One part of the Deltaproteobacteria bacterium genome encodes these proteins:
- a CDS encoding nucleotidyltransferase family protein — MDRGAPGGRIAGLVPAAGASRRLGQDKRRLPCGESTVLEATVASLRDGGLERVVLVLEPDSPCVGLPGLAAVERVVNPRPERGMLSSVREGLRALSDSVLGVAVLPGDHPFVPASVVATLVARFLEAEPDLLAPRYGLRRGHPLFVHQRLFAEAMACDDAVGLRELVWRHEARLLAVPIEAPGAEDDLDLPEHLARLRH; from the coding sequence ATGGATCGAGGCGCGCCAGGGGGACGAATCGCCGGGCTCGTGCCGGCGGCCGGGGCCTCGCGCCGGCTGGGGCAGGACAAGCGCCGGCTGCCGTGCGGGGAGAGCACCGTCCTCGAGGCCACGGTGGCTTCGCTCCGCGACGGAGGGCTGGAGCGCGTGGTGCTGGTGCTGGAGCCGGACTCGCCGTGCGTGGGCCTACCGGGGCTCGCTGCCGTGGAGCGGGTGGTGAACCCACGGCCGGAGCGCGGGATGCTCTCGTCGGTACGCGAGGGGCTGCGGGCGCTGTCCGACTCGGTGCTGGGGGTGGCGGTGCTGCCGGGGGATCACCCCTTCGTGCCGGCCTCCGTCGTGGCCACCCTCGTGGCGCGCTTTCTCGAGGCCGAACCGGACCTGCTGGCCCCGCGCTACGGGCTGCGGCGCGGGCACCCCCTATTCGTGCACCAGAGGCTCTTTGCCGAGGCGATGGCGTGCGACGACGCCGTCGGCTTGCGCGAGCTCGTCTGGCGGCACGAGGCGCGGCTCCTGGCGGTGCCTATCGAGGCTCCGGGGGCCGAAGACGACCTGGACCTGCCGGAACACCTCGCGCGCCTGCGCCACTGA